The DNA region CCGCGTGCCGGCTGCATTCGAACCCGATTGCCGGACCGGGGACCTCGCTGAGGCCGTAGTGCTGCCAGGTTTCCACCTGCAACCGGGCCTCCAGCTGCGCGCGCAGCCCGGCCGCAACGGGTTCACCCACCAGGATCAGGCGCTTCAGCCCCAGCAGGGCTGGTTGCACCCCGGTTAAATGGAGGTGCATCGCCAGTTGTCCGGCCGAGGCCGGGGTGGTGACGAGCACCGAGGTCCTGTAATCGCGCAGCACCATGACCTGCTTTTCCAGGGAAAGCGGGGTATAGGGAATCACGCTGGCCCCCACGGCCTCGGCCCCCTCCTTGTAGTCCCGGCCCCAGTTGGAGAGCCCGGGATCCAGGGTGATCTGGAGAATGTCCGCCGGGCTGACGCCGCCGGCCTCCAGCGCGCGCGCGACGATCTCGCGCCAGACCAGAAGATCCTGGCGGGTGTAACCGCTGACGGCCGGCTTGAGCGTGGTGCCCGAGGCCGTGTGAATGCGGACGATGTCCCGCAGCGGCACCGCAAACAACCCGTAGGGATAGTGCTCCCCCAGGTCCCGGCGATAGGTGAAGCCAATGCGCTGGAGGTCCTCGAGGCGCTGAATTTCGGCGGGGTCGCGTCCCGCGGCCTCGAATCGCTCCTGGTGAAAACGGACGTTGCGGCAGGCCCGGTTGAGGGTGCTCTGCAGCCGCTCCAGCTGAAGCTGGCGGCGCTCTTGGGGGTCCATGTGGATCACGGGGTTCATCTCCCTTCGTCGAAATCCCGGTAGTCTTTGCCCAGGTAGGCCCGCTTGACCTCCTCGTCCACCAGCAGGTCGGCCGCCCGCCCCTCCAGCACAATCCGGCCGGTTTCCAGCACGTAGCCGCGATCGGCGATCTGCAGGGCCGCCCGGGCGTTTTGTTCCACCAGTAGAATCGTCAGCCCTTCCCGGCGCAGATCGGCCAGGGTTTCCAGAATGCGGGTGACCACCAGCGGGGCAAGTCCCATCGAGGGTTCGTCCAGAACCAAGAGCTGCGGACGGGCCATCAGCGCCCGGCCGATGGCCAACATCTGCTGCTCCCCGCCGGATAGGGTACCGGCGAGCTGCTGCACCCTTTCCCGCAGGACCGGAAAGAGCTGGCTCACCATTTCCAGGTCCCGGGCCACCGCCTGGCGCTCCCCCCGCCGCAAACGGGTGTAGGCCCCCAGCATCAGGTTGTCCTCAACGGTCAACGGCGGAAAAATCTGACGCCCCTCGGGCACCAGGCTGATCCCCGCTTTGACCACCGCGGGCGGG from Desulfobacteraceae bacterium includes:
- a CDS encoding ABC transporter ATP-binding protein, which gives rise to MLRIRNLKCYYGKIMALKGVSLHIGQGELVTLIGTNGSGKSTLLQAICGLMNHWDGEIRFKDASLRGFDPPAVVKAGISLVPEGRQIFPPLTVEDNLMLGAYTRLRRGERQAVARDLEMVSQLFPVLRERVQQLAGTLSGGEQQMLAIGRALMARPQLLVLDEPSMGLAPLVVTRILETLADLRREGLTILLVEQNARAALQIADRGYVLETGRIVLEGRAADLLVDEEVKRAYLGKDYRDFDEGR
- a CDS encoding AMP-binding protein, whose protein sequence is MNPVIHMDPQERRQLQLERLQSTLNRACRNVRFHQERFEAAGRDPAEIQRLEDLQRIGFTYRRDLGEHYPYGLFAVPLRDIVRIHTASGTTLKPAVSGYTRQDLLVWREIVARALEAGGVSPADILQITLDPGLSNWGRDYKEGAEAVGASVIPYTPLSLEKQVMVLRDYRTSVLVTTPASAGQLAMHLHLTGVQPALLGLKRLILVGEPVAAGLRAQLEARLQVETWQHYGLSEVPGPAIGFECSRHAGLHINEDHFLPEIVDPASGEVLPEGETGELVLTTLTTRAFPLIRFRTGDRARFIPGFCDCGVTLRRIAWLAERTDEMLSIRGVKVSPDQVRATIQAALGRLPRNCRFFRRVQDARHWLEVWIGIDDSLFSDEIKELQRVIQTVGSRLEEGLGVPVTVRILEGRSFATDPGDPESGRG